One Rhodoflexus caldus genomic region harbors:
- the hisA gene encoding 1-(5-phosphoribosyl)-5-[(5-phosphoribosylamino)methylideneamino]imidazole-4-carboxamide isomerase → MYLIPAIDLIGGKCVRLTQGDYQKMTVYHDNPVEVAQRFEDAGISHLHLVDLDGAKAKTVVNLHVLEGIARHTSLHIDFGGGVQSDEDIRRVFDAGAAQVTGGSIAVKNPEMFTRWLQTYGSDRIILGADARDGKIAVSGWQEITELPLNDFIGDYIAKGVKYAICTDVGRDGMLQGAAGELYAELMQQFPDLQLIASGGIGSIADVEALQPLDLYGVIIGKAFYEGRITWEELKYYAS, encoded by the coding sequence ATGTATTTGATACCTGCCATAGACCTGATTGGTGGCAAATGTGTACGCCTGACACAGGGCGACTATCAAAAAATGACGGTTTACCACGACAACCCCGTGGAAGTGGCGCAGCGTTTTGAAGATGCGGGTATTTCGCACCTGCATCTGGTAGATTTGGACGGTGCAAAAGCCAAAACAGTGGTCAATTTGCATGTGCTGGAAGGCATTGCCCGCCATACATCGCTGCATATTGATTTTGGCGGCGGCGTACAAAGCGATGAGGACATTCGCCGCGTGTTTGATGCCGGAGCAGCGCAAGTAACAGGCGGCAGCATTGCTGTTAAAAATCCCGAAATGTTTACCCGTTGGCTGCAAACCTATGGCAGCGACCGCATCATTTTGGGAGCAGATGCACGCGACGGTAAGATAGCCGTTAGCGGTTGGCAGGAGATAACCGAACTGCCGCTCAACGATTTTATCGGCGACTATATCGCAAAGGGCGTGAAGTATGCCATTTGTACAGATGTTGGCCGCGACGGTATGTTGCAGGGCGCAGCAGGCGAACTGTACGCAGAGCTCATGCAGCAATTTCCTGATTTACAACTGATTGCAAGCGGCGGTATCGGCAGCATTGCCGATGTGGAAGCCTTGCAGCCGCTGGATTTATACGGCGTAATTATCGGGAAAGCCTTCTACGAAGGGCGCATTACGTGGGAAGAATTAAAATACTACGCCAGTTAA
- a CDS encoding carbon-nitrogen hydrolase: MLSLRQKFYSATVKQVRVGLVQMSCTADKAANIAKALEKTREAAQKGAQIVCLQELFTSLYFCDVEDYDNFKLAEAIPGPTTEQFQALAKELGIVVIASLFEKRAQGLYHNTTAVIDADGSYLGKYRKMHIPDDPGYYEKFYFTPGDLGYKVFDTKFGKLGILICWDQWYPEAARITALMGAEILFYPTAIGWAVSQTEEVNQDQYSAWQTIQRSHAIANGVPVVSVNRVGQEGDMLFWGGSFVANAYGKVLYQASHDKEEVHVQTIDLEQSDYYRTHWPFLRDRRIDSYDVITKRLID; this comes from the coding sequence ATGCTATCTTTGCGGCAAAAATTTTATTCCGCAACCGTGAAACAAGTTCGTGTAGGCTTGGTGCAGATGAGCTGCACAGCAGACAAAGCCGCTAATATTGCCAAAGCGTTGGAAAAAACGCGCGAAGCCGCTCAAAAAGGCGCTCAAATTGTTTGTTTACAGGAGCTTTTTACTTCGCTCTACTTCTGTGATGTAGAAGATTATGACAATTTTAAACTTGCAGAGGCTATTCCGGGGCCTACTACCGAGCAGTTTCAGGCGCTTGCCAAAGAACTTGGCATTGTGGTGATTGCTTCCCTGTTTGAAAAACGTGCACAGGGCTTGTACCATAACACAACGGCTGTGATTGATGCTGACGGCAGCTATTTGGGCAAGTATCGCAAAATGCACATCCCCGATGACCCCGGCTATTATGAAAAATTCTATTTCACCCCCGGCGATTTGGGCTACAAAGTATTTGACACCAAATTCGGCAAGTTGGGTATCCTTATTTGCTGGGACCAATGGTATCCCGAAGCAGCGCGCATTACCGCACTGATGGGAGCTGAAATTCTGTTTTACCCGACGGCTATCGGCTGGGCTGTTTCGCAAACCGAAGAGGTGAACCAAGACCAATACAGTGCCTGGCAAACCATTCAACGCAGCCATGCCATTGCCAACGGCGTGCCTGTGGTTTCGGTAAACCGCGTTGGTCAGGAGGGCGACATGCTGTTTTGGGGCGGCTCTTTTGTGGCCAATGCCTACGGCAAAGTGTTGTATCAAGCCAGCCATGACAAGGAAGAAGTCCACGTGCAAACCATTGACTTAGAACAAAGCGACTACTACCGCACGCACTGGCCGTTCCTCCGCGACCGCCGCATTGACAGCTACGATGTTATTACTAAACGCTTGATTGATTAA
- the recJ gene encoding single-stranded-DNA-specific exonuclease RecJ, with translation MEKRWVVKPVPEQEQIAALASAINVSAPLATLLLQRGVRTFEEARAFFRLSLDQLHDPFLMKDMDKAVWRLEEAIRNGERILIYGDYDVDGTTSVAMFYTFLRRYYGNVLFYTPDRYTEGYGISITGIDWAKEQGISLIISLDCGIKSHRAIGYAADLGIDFIVCDHHLPGDTLPPAYAILDPKRADCEYPYKELSGCGVGFKFLHAFSISNNLPTEWLFSFLDLVAVSIAADIVPITGENRVLAHFGLKQLNSNPRPGLKALIDISDLRGEIEVANIVFGIGPRINAVGRVAHASHAIRLLSSDNLQEAVALAAVANANNEERREFDSNITREAIEMIEQHFPDRKSTVLFKENWHKGVIGIVAARCIEKFYRPTIILTQSDEKATGSARSIVGFDIYEAIAECADLLEQYGGHKYAAGLTMPIANLQAFQERFEQIVAANLREEDMYPQIEVDLEVSLSQISFKFLNIIRQMAPFGPQNMQPVLVARRVQVLPESVRVLKDIHLKFAVRQDDSVVYDVIGFSMAPDYEAIVRSEQPIDIAFNLQENDYKGRKSLQLLLRDVHLSQ, from the coding sequence ATGGAGAAACGTTGGGTAGTCAAGCCCGTCCCCGAACAGGAGCAAATTGCAGCTCTCGCATCCGCCATTAATGTAAGTGCGCCGCTGGCAACTTTGTTGCTGCAACGCGGTGTGCGTACTTTTGAGGAAGCACGTGCGTTTTTCCGTCTTTCCTTAGACCAGTTGCACGACCCTTTCCTGATGAAGGACATGGACAAAGCCGTGTGGCGACTGGAAGAAGCTATACGCAACGGGGAGCGCATCCTTATCTATGGCGATTACGACGTGGACGGCACCACTTCCGTGGCCATGTTCTACACCTTTTTGCGGCGTTATTACGGCAACGTGCTGTTCTATACGCCCGACCGCTATACGGAAGGTTACGGTATTTCCATTACCGGCATTGACTGGGCAAAAGAACAGGGTATTTCGCTGATAATCAGCCTTGATTGCGGCATTAAGTCGCATCGTGCAATTGGCTATGCCGCCGACTTGGGCATAGACTTCATCGTTTGCGACCACCACCTGCCGGGCGATACGCTGCCCCCTGCCTATGCCATTTTAGACCCCAAACGCGCCGATTGCGAATATCCTTACAAAGAACTTTCGGGCTGTGGCGTTGGGTTTAAGTTTCTTCATGCCTTCTCCATCAGCAACAATCTGCCCACCGAGTGGCTGTTCAGTTTCTTAGACCTGGTGGCCGTGAGCATTGCCGCTGACATCGTACCGATTACGGGCGAAAACCGCGTTTTGGCACATTTCGGCCTGAAACAACTCAACAGCAATCCGCGACCGGGCTTAAAAGCGCTGATAGATATTTCCGACCTGCGCGGCGAAATTGAAGTGGCCAATATTGTTTTCGGTATCGGCCCCCGCATCAATGCCGTTGGACGGGTGGCACATGCCAGCCATGCCATCCGTCTGCTTTCCTCCGATAACTTGCAAGAAGCGGTAGCACTGGCCGCCGTAGCCAATGCCAACAACGAAGAGCGCCGCGAGTTTGACTCCAACATTACCCGCGAAGCCATTGAAATGATAGAACAGCATTTTCCTGACCGAAAAAGCACCGTACTGTTCAAAGAAAATTGGCATAAAGGAGTAATTGGCATTGTGGCGGCACGCTGCATTGAGAAATTCTACCGCCCGACAATTATTCTGACCCAGAGCGACGAAAAAGCCACAGGTTCTGCCCGTTCCATTGTCGGTTTTGATATTTACGAAGCCATCGCCGAATGTGCCGACCTGCTGGAACAGTACGGCGGACACAAGTATGCAGCAGGCTTAACCATGCCTATTGCCAACTTGCAGGCCTTTCAGGAGCGATTTGAGCAAATTGTTGCCGCCAATCTGCGCGAAGAAGACATGTACCCGCAAATTGAAGTGGATTTAGAGGTGTCGTTGTCGCAGATTTCCTTTAAATTCCTGAATATCATCCGCCAAATGGCACCTTTCGGGCCGCAGAATATGCAACCTGTACTGGTGGCTCGGCGCGTGCAAGTATTGCCCGAAAGCGTGCGCGTACTGAAAGATATTCACCTCAAATTTGCCGTCCGTCAGGATGATTCCGTTGTTTACGATGTGATAGGTTTCAGCATGGCACCTGATTATGAGGCGATTGTACGCAGCGAGCAACCCATAGACATTGCCTTCAATTTACAGGAAAACGACTACAAAGGCCGCAAGTCGCTCCAATTGTTGCTGCGCGATGTGCATCTGTCGCAATAG
- the metX gene encoding homoserine O-acetyltransferase MetX, whose product METKSRTYVFESNQPFALEQGAVLPQLQIAYTTLGVLNETRDNVIWVCHALTGNADAADWWNGLIGEGCFYDPQEYFIVCANVIGSCYGSTGPLSVNPLTGGHYYADFPEVTIRDMVRAHELLRKYLNITQIHTCIGGSLGGQQALEWAISQPLLIQHLILLASNACHSPWGIAFNEAQRMAIYADPTWCEPRPDAGLHGLKAARAIALLSYRNYEAYQLRQHEDTNEKLKGFRAAGYVQYQGEKLTKRFNTIAYLRLSQAMDSHNIARGRGEIDQVLATVRSKTLVIGISSDILFPPAEQKLMAHYIPDAVYAEIDSIFGHDGFLVEYEQMKQILKTFYQSAMLRVAA is encoded by the coding sequence ATGGAAACAAAGTCCCGCACATATGTTTTTGAATCAAATCAGCCTTTTGCATTGGAGCAGGGGGCTGTTTTGCCACAGCTACAAATTGCTTATACTACGTTGGGCGTGCTCAACGAAACGCGCGATAACGTTATATGGGTGTGTCATGCACTTACCGGCAATGCAGATGCGGCCGACTGGTGGAACGGCCTGATTGGGGAAGGCTGTTTTTATGACCCGCAAGAGTACTTTATTGTTTGTGCCAATGTTATTGGCTCTTGCTATGGCAGTACAGGGCCTCTTTCTGTCAATCCTCTGACGGGCGGCCATTACTACGCCGACTTTCCCGAAGTAACCATCCGCGATATGGTACGTGCGCATGAGCTTTTGCGCAAGTATTTGAATATCACGCAGATTCACACCTGTATTGGCGGTTCTTTGGGCGGTCAGCAGGCTTTGGAGTGGGCAATTTCGCAGCCGCTTTTGATTCAACATCTGATTTTGCTGGCTTCCAATGCTTGCCATTCCCCTTGGGGCATAGCCTTTAATGAAGCACAGCGCATGGCCATTTATGCCGACCCGACTTGGTGCGAGCCGCGCCCCGATGCAGGTTTGCACGGGTTAAAAGCGGCGCGAGCCATTGCTTTGCTTTCCTATCGGAACTATGAAGCCTATCAGTTGCGCCAGCATGAAGACACCAACGAAAAATTAAAGGGATTCAGGGCGGCAGGTTATGTGCAATATCAGGGCGAAAAACTGACGAAGCGATTCAATACAATTGCGTACTTGCGGCTTTCGCAGGCCATGGACAGTCACAATATAGCGCGGGGACGCGGTGAAATTGACCAAGTTCTTGCCACTGTTCGCTCTAAAACACTGGTAATAGGTATTTCATCCGACATTCTGTTTCCTCCTGCGGAACAAAAATTGATGGCACACTACATTCCCGATGCTGTCTATGCAGAAATAGATTCTATTTTTGGGCATGATGGCTTTTTGGTGGAATATGAACAGATGAAGCAAATTCTGAAAACATTTTATCAATCTGCCATGTTACGAGTAGCGGCTTGA